A stretch of DNA from Rhizobacter sp.:
ATCTCGCCCTTGGCTTCCACCGTGAGCTTCTGCTTCAGGTCGCCGTTGGCCACGGCCGTCACCACCTTCGCGATGCCGCGCACCTGGCCGGTCAGGTTGCCGGCCATGAAGTTCACGTTTTCGGTGAGGTCCTTCCAGGTGCCCGACACGTCGCGCACCTGGGCCTGGCCGCCGAGGCGACCTTCGGTGCCCACCTCACGCGCCACACGGGTCACTTCGGCGGCGAAGGAGGAGAGCTGGTCCACCATGGTGTTGATGGTGGCCTTGAGCTCCAGGATCTCGCCCTTCACGTCGACCGTGATCTTCTTGGAGAGGTCGCCCGCGGCCACCGCCTTCGTCACGTCGGCGATGTTGCGCACCTGGCTCGTGAGGTTCGAGGCCATCAGGTTCACGCTGTCGGTCAGGTCCTTCCAGGTGCCGGCCACGCCTTGCACGTCGGCCTGGCCGCCGAGCTTGCCTTCGGTGCCCACCTCGCGCGCCACGCGGGTCACTTCGGCCGCGAAGGATCGCAGCTGGTCCACCATGGTGTTGATGGTGTTCTTGAGCTCCGAGATCTCGCCCTTCACGTCGACCGAGATCTTCTTCGAGAGGTCACCGGCGGCCACCGCCTTCGTCACTTCGGCGATGTTGCGCACCTGAGAGGTCAGGTTGCCCGCCATGAAGTTCACCGACTCGGTGAGGTCCTTCCAGGTGCCGGCCACGCCCTGCACGTCGGCCTGGCCGCCGAGCTTGCCTTCGGTGCCCACCTCGCGCGCCACGCGCGTCACTTCCGCGGCGAAGCTTCGCAGCTGGTCCACCATGGTGTTCACGGTGTTCTTCAGCTCCAGGATCTCGCCCTTCACGTCCACCGTGATCTTCTTGGACAAGTCACCCGCCGCCACCGCCTTCGTCACGTCGGCGATGTTGCGCACTTGCGACGTCAGGTTGCCGGCCATGAAGTTCACCGACTCGGTGAGGTCCTTCCAGGTGCCGGCCACACCTTGCACGTCGGCTTGGCCGCCGAGCTTGCCTTCGGTGCCCACCTCACGCGCCACACGCGTCACCTCGGCGGCGAAGGAGGAGAGCTGGTCCACCATGGTGTTGATGGTGTTCTTCAGCTCCGAGATCTCGCCCTTCACGTCCACCGTGATCTTCTTGGAGAGGTCACCCGCGGCCACGGCGGTCGTCACTTCCGCGATGTTGCGCACCTGAGAGGTGAGGTTGCCGGCCATCGAGTTCACCGACTCGGTCAGGTCCTTCCAGGTGCCGGCCACGCCCTGCACGTCGGCCTGGCCACCGAGCTTGCCCTCAGTGCCCACCTCGCGCGCCACGCGGGTCACTTCGGCGGCGAAGCTTCGTAGCTGGTCCACCATGGTGTTGATCGTGGCCTTGAGGTCGAGGATCTCGCCCTTCACGTCCACCGTGATCTTCTTGGAGAGGTCACCCGCCGCCACGGCCTTCGTCACGTCGGCGATGTTGCGCACCTGGGAGGTCAGGTTGCCGGCCATCGAGTTCACCGAATCCGTCAGGTCCTTCCAGGTGCCCGACACATCGCGCACCTGGGCCTGGCCGCCGAGGCGCCCTTCGGTGCCCACCTCGCGCGCCACGCGGGTCACTTCGGCGGCGAAGGAGGAGAGCTGGTCCACCATGGTGTTCACGGTGTTCTTCAGCTCCAGGATCTCGCCTTTCACGTCCACCGTGATCTTCTTGGAGAGGTCGCCGGCCGCCACCGCTTTCGTCACGTCAGCGATGTTTCGCACTTGAGACGTGAGGTTGCCGGCCATGAAGTTCACCGAGTCAGTGAGGTCCTTCCACGTGCCGGCCACACCTTGCACATCGGCCTGGCCGCCGAGCTTGCCTTCGGTGCCCACTTCGCGCGCCACGCGGGTCACTTCCGCAGCAAACGATCGCAGCTGGTCCACCATCGTGTTGATGGTGGTCTTCAGTTCCGAGATCTCGCCCTTCACGTCCACCGTGATCTTCTTGGACAGGTCACCGGCGGCCACCGCCTTCGTCACGTCGGCGATGTTGCGCACTTGAGACGTCAGGTTGCCGGCCATGAAGTTCACCGACTCGGTCAGGTCCTTCCAGGTGCCGGCCACGCCTTGCACGTCGGCCTGGCCGCCCAGCTTGCCTTCGGTGCCCACCTCACGCGCCACGCGGGTCACTTCGGCGGCGAAGGATCGCAGCTGGTCCACCAGCGTGTTGACGGTGCTCTTGAGTTCAAGAATCTCGCCCTTGCCGTCGACCGTGATCTTCTTGGACAGGTCACCCGCCGCCACCGCCTTCGTCACGTCGGCGATGTTGCGCACCTGGGAGGTGAGGTTGCCGGCCATCGAGTTCACCGAGTCGGTCAAGTCCTTCCACGTGCCCGACACCCCTTCCACCCGCGCCTGGCCGCCCAGGATGCCCTCGGTACCCACTTCACGCGCCACCCGCGTCACTTCGGACGCAAAGCTTCGCAGCTGGTCCACCATGGTGTTGATGGTGTTCTTGAGCGTGAGGAACTCGCCCTTCACGTCCACGTCGATCTTCTTGGAGAGGTCGCCCTTGGCCACGGCCGTGGTCACATCGGCGATGTTGCGCACCTGGTCGGTCAGGTTGCCGGCCATGGAGTTCACCGAGTCGGTGAGGTCCTTCCACGTACCGGCCACGCCCTTCACCTTGGCCTGGCCACCGAGCTTGCCTTCGGTGCCCACTTCGCGCGCCACGCGCGTCACTTCGGCCGAGAAGTTGGAGAGCTGGTCCACCATCTTGTTGATGGTCTTGGCGGTGCGCAGGAACTCGCCTTCGAGTTCGCGCCCTTCCACTTCGAGCGCCATGCTCTTGGAGAGGTCGCCCTGCGCCACCGCGCCGATCACACGCGCCACTTCGGAGGTGGGGTGCACGAGGTCGTCGATCAGCGCGTTGATGCACTGCACCGACTCGCCCCAGAACCCACGCGCATCGGGCAGCGACGCGCGTTGCTTCAGCTTGCCTTCCTTGCCCACCACCTGACGAAGGCGGTTGAGTTCGGCGGCGAGCGCGGCGTTCTGGTCGACGAGGTCGTTGAACACATCGGCCACGCGGCCGGCCATGCCTTCCCAGTGCAGCGGAAGCCTGGCGCTGGAGTCACCTCGTCGAAGCTGCGTGAGGGCGTTCAGCAGGACGGCCATCTCTTGGTCGGGAACGGCGATTGCCGCGTCGTCGAGGACTTTCATGGGCGGTGGCTTTCAGCAGGGAAGACACGCGCAGGCACACACCTGCAGCGTTGAACGGGTGCCCGCAGCGTAGGCCTTGGCCTTGCACGCGAGGTGAAGGACAAGCGCGAAACCTGCTGTAGGAAACGCCCTACACCCCTCGTGAGAGCGTGTTTTGAGCACGTTGCAGCACCTCGCCGGCTGCTGATCGCGGGCTTAGACTGCGGGCCACCCGAGACTGGAGCTTCTTCTGTGAATGCCGTGACCATCCTCTACGTCGAAGACAGCGACGACCTGCGCGACACTATCGGCATGCTGCTCGAAGCACCTGGCCGCGAGGTGGTGTGTTGCGCCACGGCCGAAGAAGCGCTCGCGATCCTCGCCGAGCGCGAAGCCGACATCGTGATCACCGACGTGAGCCTGCCCGGCATGTCGGGCACCGACCTCGCCCGCAAGCTGCTGGCCGAGCAGCCCGAGCGACGCGTGGTGCTGTGCTCGGGGTATGAATTCGGCGACGCGGTGCGGCAGTTCGGCCCCAACGTGCGGGCCTTGCTCAAGCCCTTCGAGCCGGAGGAAATGGAAGCCCTGGTCGACGCAGTCTGCACCCAGGTGCGCGCGGTGGCCTGAGAGCTGTCAGGCGGCTTCGCGCTGCGGCAGGGCGCGCCGCGACGGTGCGTCGGTCGGCATGCCCTCCTCGTCGATCGAGTGCGCTTCCTTGATGGGGCCCGTCTCCTTGGCGCGCTCGGAAAGGCGCATGTAGAAGCTGGCCACCTCGCGCAGGTCCTGCTCGTCGAGGTCTTCGATGCCGATCATGCGGTTGCTCGCTTGGCGGTTGGCGGCGAGCAGCTCGTTGAGCTTGAGGTGCAGCGCCACGCTGTCCTTGTTCTGGCTCTGCTGGATGAGAAACACCATCAGGAAGGTCACGATGGTGGTGCCGGTGTTGATGACGAGCTGCCAGTTCCCCGAGAAACCGAAGAGCGGCCCCGTCACGGCCCAGGCCACGATCACCAGCAGGGCGGCACAGAAGGCCGTGGGCGACCCTGCCCAGCGCGTGACGCCCGAGGCGAAACGATCGAAGGCGGTGAGCAGGGGCGAGTGGCTGGCCGCATACGAGGTGCTCGTCGTCGACGGCATCGCGCCGGCATGCCCGCTCCCACCGCGCGGCGCGGCGCTCATCGGCGCTCCTGCGCCCCCGAGCCGGCGCGGTTGACGGCACGCCTCACCTCGACCGGCTGGCGCACCGTTGGCTTGTCGGCCAGCAGCGCGCTGCCCACGTCGTCGACCCAACCGACCAGCATCGCGTGCTGCGGCTCGAAGAGCATGCGGTCCTCGGCGGCCAGCAAGGCGCCAGCCCCGAGGGCGGCCACCGCGGTCACGGCGGCCATGAGTGAAGGAATGTGCGAAGGCGCGGATTTCATGACCGGCCCCTTTCCCTGTGGAGGTGGATCAATGAGCCTTGGGCGCTTCTTCGCCCATCAGCTCGCTCTTGCGCGCCTGCAGCGACGCGCCCAGTTCCTTGAGGTCGAGTTCCGTCTTCTTGAGCTTCGGGAACATCTCCTTCTCTTCTTCCTTCACGTGGTGCTCGACGTACTCGCCCAGCACGGTGACCTTCGCGTCATACAGGTCGTCGGACGGCTGCATGCCGCGGATCTGGGCGATCAGGTCTTTCGCGCTCGCGTGCTCGACCTGGGCCTCGTCGACGAGGTCGGCTTCGTCGGCCATCACGTCATAGGCGGCCGGGTACACCAGCTCTTCCTCGATCTGCGCGTGCACGCTCAGCATCTCGCAGATCTGCTCGGCGAGCGCCTGCTTCTGGCTGTCGTCGGCCTCGGCCTTGACGAGCTTTTCGTATTCCTTGAACAAGGCCTTCACGTCCTTGTGGTCCTGCGTCAGCAGCTTGATGGCGTCGGGCGTGCGCGAGGCGGCCGAACGGGTGGAGGTGGACTTGCGGCTCTGGGTGGATGTGGTCGGCATGGGATGGCTCCGTACTGCGTGGCTGTCTGTGGGGCCGTCGATCGGGAGTCGATCAGGGCATGGACGAAGAGTACGAATGAACGCAGCCGCGCAAAAGGACCCTGTCAGCAAGACGCGGAAAACTCCTACACGCGCGGGCCGTGGCGGCCGACGGCAGCGCCCAAAAGCAAAACGGGCCGTGAGGCCCGTTTTGTGGTCTAGCTGGCGGAGAGGGTGGGATTCGAACCCACGGTACCTTGCGGTACGCCTGATTTCGAGTCAGGTACATTCGACCACTCTGCCACCTCTCCTGATCGGTGCCCGGCAGGTCGTTCGCCGGAAAGCCCAGGATTCTAGCTCAAGCTTTCAGGACTGCCGTGCCGCCCATGTACGGGCGCAGCACGTCGGGCACGGTGATCGAACCGTCGGCGTTCTGGTAGTTCTCCAGCACCGCCACCAGCGTGCGGCCCACCGCGAGGCCCGAGCCGTTCAGCGTGTGCACGAGCTCGTTCTTGCCCTGCGCGTTCTTGAAGCGGGCTTGCATGCGCCGCGCCTGGAAGGCTTCGCAATTCGACACCGAGCTGATCTCGCGGTACGTGTTCTGCGCCGGCAGCCACACCTCGAGGTCGTAGGTCTTGGTGGAGCCGAACCCCATGTCGCCGGTGCACAGCGTGACCACGCGATACGGCAGGCCGAGCTTCTGTAGGATGGCTTCGGCGTGGCCCCGCATCTCTTCCAGCGCTTCGTAGCTCTTCTCGGGGTGCACGATCTGCACCATCTCGACCTTGTCGAACTGGTGCTGGCGGATCATGCCGCGCGTGTCGCGCCCGGCGCTGCCGGCTTCGCTGCGAAAGCACGGGCTGTGCGCCGTGAGCTTGATGGGCAGCTGGCTTTCGGCCAGCACGCTCTCTCGCACGGTGTTGGTCAGCGAAATCTCGGACGTGGAGATCAGGTACTGCTCGGGCTGGTCTTCATCACCCCCGCGCATGACCCAGAACATGTCTTCGCGGAACTTGGGCAGTTGGCCCGTGCCCTCGAGCACCTCGCGGTTGACGATGTAAGGCGAGTAGCACTCGGTGTAGCCGTGCTCGTCGGTCTGCACATCCAGCATGAACTGCGCGAGCGCGCGGTGCAGCTTGGCCACCGGGCCACGCAGGAAGCTGAAGCGCGAGCCGGAGAGCTTCGCGCCGGTGTCG
This window harbors:
- a CDS encoding response regulator; the protein is MTILYVEDSDDLRDTIGMLLEAPGREVVCCATAEEALAILAEREADIVITDVSLPGMSGTDLARKLLAEQPERRVVLCSGYEFGDAVRQFGPNVRALLKPFEPEEMEALVDAVCTQVRAVA
- a CDS encoding low affinity iron permease family protein, encoding MSAAPRGGSGHAGAMPSTTSTSYAASHSPLLTAFDRFASGVTRWAGSPTAFCAALLVIVAWAVTGPLFGFSGNWQLVINTGTTIVTFLMVFLIQQSQNKDSVALHLKLNELLAANRQASNRMIGIEDLDEQDLREVASFYMRLSERAKETGPIKEAHSIDEEGMPTDAPSRRALPQREAA
- a CDS encoding hemerythrin domain-containing protein — its product is MPTTSTQSRKSTSTRSAASRTPDAIKLLTQDHKDVKALFKEYEKLVKAEADDSQKQALAEQICEMLSVHAQIEEELVYPAAYDVMADEADLVDEAQVEHASAKDLIAQIRGMQPSDDLYDAKVTVLGEYVEHHVKEEEKEMFPKLKKTELDLKELGASLQARKSELMGEEAPKAH
- the serS gene encoding serine--tRNA ligase — encoded protein: MLDINLLRKDLESVVKTLEKRKTPQPFLDVERFQSLETERKAIQTRTEDLQAKRNSLSKQIGMLKAQKQDTSAVMAEVGGLGDELKASADRLEVIQAELSQMLMSVPNLPHESVPVGGDEHANVELHRWGTPQTYDFPVKDHVDLGAPLGLDFDTGAKLSGSRFSFLRGPVAKLHRALAQFMLDVQTDEHGYTECYSPYIVNREVLEGTGQLPKFREDMFWVMRGGDEDQPEQYLISTSEISLTNTVRESVLAESQLPIKLTAHSPCFRSEAGSAGRDTRGMIRQHQFDKVEMVQIVHPEKSYEALEEMRGHAEAILQKLGLPYRVVTLCTGDMGFGSTKTYDLEVWLPAQNTYREISSVSNCEAFQARRMQARFKNAQGKNELVHTLNGSGLAVGRTLVAVLENYQNADGSITVPDVLRPYMGGTAVLKA